The Achromobacter deleyi region TTTGCGCGTGAGCCAAATCAGGTCAGCAGCTGGCTCTTCAGGTTCATGGTCGCAGCACGAGAACTGCCGGTTGCCGAGCTTCAGCAGCTGTTGGCTGAAGCCCCGTTGGCGCTGGAAGGAAGCATCCCGCAGACCACGCAGCTCGCCGCGCAGGAACTGCGATATGGGCTGCAGCACAAGGGGATGCATCGCATGTATCGTCTGCGCCGGCGGAAGGCAGCTGATGTCGAGGCGGCCTCCGCATTGCTCCTGGCATTCGTATCCATTTCTGAGCAGCTGCCGAACATGGAGGAGTCACTGCCCGCCATTGCGGCGGGAACGCACTTCGTGCTGGCCGACGGAGCTGAGCAGATTCATGTGACTTTGGACCCGTCCGAAGTGGGCGAGCTGCCGACGGATGAGGAGTACCACAGTGCTCAAGCCACTTCAATTGTTCAGTTCATCGGGAAGAAGGTTGGCGAGGAGGTGGTCGTCGAGGGTTCGTTCCGAACGCGACGCGTCCTTCGCGTCGAAGAAATCAGCTCTGCGTATCGCAGGCTTCTCGACCAAGCGCGCGTTCAGATGGACCGCTCACTTGCACCGGTGCCGAACGCCACCTCCATACCAATTGGCACTTCGGCCGACGGCGAGCCAGACTTTAGCGAGCTCCATGAGCAGCTAAAGAAGCAAAGCGCCCATGTCAAGAAGGCGTTCCAAGGCTACAGCACCGCCCCGATAACGCTCGGTGGTTTTGGTCGGCTGATTGGCAAGGGGCCGGTTGACGTCGTGTGCGGCTGGCCGACCAGCCAAGAAGCGCCAGCGATGTTTGTGACTGTAGGCACGGTCGAAGAGCGGGAGGGCGCGCTGGCGCAACTGAGTGATTCGACGGCGAGTTATGTCGTGGACGCTGGAACGATGGCGGAGTTGGTAGCGCTGGGCGCGACTGAGGCACTGAGAGCGCTGCCCAAGGTCTATGCCACGAGTGAAACGAGGGACATCCTACTGCGTCGGTTGGAAGAGACGGAGCTAGAACGAAAGAGTGGAACGCTCCTCGACGACGATGGCTGCATGCGACTTGTTGAATACACAGACCGTGACCGAGAACGAGCGAGGCTGGGCGCGCGGGCGATGGTGGACGCGCTCGAGTCGATATGTGAAGTGGCCCCTGCGTACGGCCCCGAATCCGGCTCGGAGCTACTGACACAGCTCGAGAAGGCTATTTCGGATGAGGAGCACGCAGTGCTCCGGCTTGCAGTGGAGCGCAACCTATGCCTCATGACTGTCGATGGCCGTCTGCGCAACGTCGCGAGACACGTCAATGTCCGCGGCGTGTGGCCCCAAGCCTTGTTGATGCACGCCACTGTCGTCGGGAAGCTAACGCCAAGGGCCTACTCACAAGGCACGGTCCAGATGTTCCTGGGAAACCGTTCATTCGTCTCGCTGGGTCCGCGGGACCTCTTACTGATGTGCCACCAGGGCACTCAATGGGCTCGCCATGGCATAGCGCGCTACAAGCGATATCTGGCTGACCCCCGCACCGAGTTCGGAAGCGCCTTCCAGACTACACTAGACTTCGTGCAGGAGGCGGCATTCTCATTCACGCACATGGGTGCATTGGCCGAGTTGCTGCGCCACATGGTCGAAGCCCTCATGCGGCACAAGGACTGTCCAAAGAATATTCTTGGCTATGTCGAAGAGTTTGTAAGTGTCTTACTCGGAGAAGGCTCACCCTACCCGTATCCAGCGCTGAAGGAGATGGAGCGAGCGGAGAAGCGGGCGGGGCTCAAGTATCTGGTCGGCGCAATGGTGGAAGGGCAGGCGTGGACTCTGAGTCCTGCACAGGACAGACCCGTTCACATCAAAGTCCTGGCGGTGGGCCGAACTCCTTGGATCGTGTCGAGCAGCGCAGACGAAGACCTGGCCTCACCCTTGGCACAAACGACAAGCGACACGAATGCCTCCACCAAGCGTTGAGCTGCGGGTAAGCATCGCGTCGAACTTACGACTCACTGCTTAGGGGCGAGGACCTAATCGTCTCTTCATGGCCGATCAATGAACGATTACGACCAAAGTGAATAAGCCAAGTATCACTAAGCCTTTGATCTAAATGGTTTCAGTTTTCCACCTTCAATGAATTTCGACACATGCCATCACCAATAAGGCGGTCCCCAAGACAAATTGCGCCCTGGGGACCGACCTGGTCAATAAGAATGCGGCTGCATTAGTTGCAACAGCTTTTCTGGACGCTCGTCCGATCAAACTGCGTGCTGCATACACCTGTCTCAGGAAGCACAAGCTCTACGCGTTCAGCCGCCTCCCGGTCGCCGGCTATCCAGGCGACAACAGACCGGACTTGTTCGTAGCCGGTAAGCATGAGGAATGTTGGCGCACGTCCGTAGCTCTTCATGCCAACCACAAAAACGCCCTCGTCCGGGTGCGCGAGCTCGGCGGCGCCATGGGGTCTCACTGTGCCGCAACTATGCACGTTGGGATCGATCATGGGAGCAAGGCGAACGGGGCTTTCCGTCGCGGGATCTAGCTCAAGACGAAGCTCTGCCATCAATCGAAGGTCGGGACGAAATCCCGTTGCCACGACTATTTCATCAACAGCCGGAAGCGTCGTAGCGCCCGTGTGTACCAGCAGGCCATCGTTCGAGGTGCTGACGCGGTCAACGTTAACGTTCGTGAAAACCTCTATGCGGCGCTCTTCCATTAACTGCCTTATCACCAGGCCCAATTTGCCGCGCTCCTCAAGCTGGTCATTCTCACCACCACCAAAGATGCGGTCGAGAGTGGCGCTGCGGACAGCCCAATACACCTGAGTGCGCGGGGCGCTGGACTTGAGTTTCACCAAGTCTTGAAGCGCATTGAATGCGGAATGCCCTCCTCCAATGACCAAGACTCGCCGATTCGCATAGCGCTGCCGCGCGTCGCCTAGAACGTTGGGAATACCGTAAGCAATCTGCGACTTAAATTCTTCCTCTCCTAAGGCCGGGATTCCATGGGCCCCCATCCAGTTCGGCGTGGTGTATGTGCCCGAGGCATCGATAACTGCCCTAGCCAAGACATCATGCTCGCCTGCTGGTCCGCGGACACGCAGCAGGAATGGTGCGGCTGCACGATCCCTATTCTTCATGACGTCGTGCGCAGCGCGGCTCACGGCAATCACGCGGCTCTTGGTGTGGAGGCGGCTCTTGATCGGTTCCAGTTCGGCCAACGGTTGCAGATACTGCGTCAGAAGTTCGTGCCCGGTGGGATAAGCGTCACTTAGCGGCGCGATCCATCCCGCACGTTCGAGCAATTCGCCGGCTTTCTTATCGATGTTGAAACGCCAAGGGGAGAACATTCTGACATGCCCCCATTGGTACAAATTGGCACCCGCGACCTCGCCCGCTTCGAAAATGATCGGCGTCATTCCTCTGTCTAGCACATGGGCGGCCGCACTTAGTCCCACCGGCCCAGCGCCAATGATTGCGATAGGAAGATCATTCTTGTTCATTCCAAGCACCTCTTTTTACGTGGTTGAGACACGGACTTGGTCCGCAATTAATTGGTACTGACAACTAAATGGACAAAAAAAACCGTAATCGCCTACGGCTGCGGATCGGCAGCACATGTGGAGGCGACACCGCAGCGTGCTTGCGCCGCGCGCGTCAGTTGCCGCAATAGCGTCAACGATGCATCCAGTACCTCGGGCTGCATGTTCTCGATCATCGCAAATTCCTCGGCCACTAAGTCCGCGCGAATGGTCTGATATAGCTCGTGTCCCGCTGCGGTCGGCTCCAGTTGCACCGCTCGGCGATCGGAGGCGTCCTCCACCCGGCTGACGTAGCCCTTCCGCTCGAGCGAATCAACAATTCGGCTGGCCGTGCTCTTGTCCAAGAACATTTCCTGCGCGAGCGTTTGAAGCCTGAGGGGGCCTTGCTTGACCAGCGTTTCCAGGGCGTAGCACTGTGCTACCGAAACGTCATAGCAGCAAATGCGATCACGATCGCGGAACTGATGCACCCTAATAAGCTGGTTCACAGCTTCGTATAGCGCCTCTGCGTCCTGCGGTAGAGGGCGCCTTGTGCTCTGATCCATGGACAAATTCCATTTAGTTGTTAGTGCCAACGTTATTGGAATTCTTGCTGTACGTCAAGCGTTCTCAGGTGTTGGGCAGTCCTTGGGCTACGTATGCGTCCGTCCATCCACACCGTGAAGCCTCGCATCTCGTTGGGCTAGTCACCTGCATTTTTGGAGTCGATACCGTAGCGTTTCATCTTCTGCCAAAGGTTCTTTCGCGAGATGCTCAGGACGTCTGCCGTTTCCTGGATCCGACCCCCATGTCGTCGTAGAACCTCTTCGATGTAAAGCCGCTCACAGACCTGCTGATAGGCAGTGAGTGTTGCTTCTTCTTGCGTGGGCAACTCGTCCGGATAGTGAGTACCGTCAGGCTCCTCGGGAAAAATCTCTCCTGGCATCAGCATGTTGGATTGGCTAACCAGGCAGGCGCGCTCAATTCTGTTGTGTAGTTCGCGGATATTGCCTGGCCACGGATACGTTTGGAGCCTGATCAAAGACAGTGGATGAAGCGTCTTCGCAGGTTCTCCTAGCCGCTCAGCGATGCTTGCGGCGAATCGCTTGGCCAACCATAGGACATCTTCAGGACGTTCGCGCAATGGCTTGACTTCAAGGGTCACCGTGTTGATTCGGTAGTAAAGGTCTTCCCTGAACGACTTTGCGGCCACCATCTCCGAAAGGTTCCGGTTGGTCGCGCAGATTAGGTCGAACTTAGTGTGGGTGTCGTGTTCGGCGCCGAGCCGACGGATGCGCTTTTCCTGTATTGCTCGCAATAGAGCCGCTTGGAGGGACGGCGACAACTCCCCTACTTCATCCAGGAACAATGTCCCGCCATCGGCTTGTTCTAGGTAGCCTTTCCGGACCTTATCAGCGCCGGTGTATGCCCCCTTTTCATAGCCAAAAAACTCAGCTTCCGCAATCGTTGGCGCGATGGCACCACAGTTCACAGCGACGAACGGCCGTGTGGCAGTTTCGCGTCGAGCTTGACTATGAATCAATCGCGCCAAGACCTCTTTGCCCACACCTGATTCGCCAATCAACAGCACTGCCGAAGCCCGTCCTGCGACCCGGGGCACAAGACGGTGCAAGTTCTTGGCCGCTTGAGACACGCCGAGTTCAGTCTGGCTCTCCGGAGAGACATCGATTGGCAAGACATCTTGCACGGTTTGGATCAGACTGGCGATCTCAAAAGGTTTGGTGACATAGTCCTTGATGCCAAGTTTTAGCAAGTCCACTGCCTTTTCCACGGTGGCATAGGCGGTCATCAGGATGAATGGCGGCAAGGTACAGCCTTGCGCGACCAATTGCCGATAGAGCTCGTCCCCGTCCAAGTCCGGCAGTCGAATGTCGCTGATCACCGCCCCGTAGGAATTGGTTTGAATGGCTGTCTTCGCATCATTTGCCTTCGAGAACCAATCGGTCCTAATCCCCTCAAGGCGGAATCGTTCCACAATGGACTCGCCCATGATGGCGTCGTCCTCAATTAGACATACGTATGGCTGTATCACGTCGGTGTCTCCTGATGCTCTTCTTGTATAGGTGTGGCGCACGGCAGTGTCACCGTGAAGGCGGTATAGCCCTCTTCACTGACCACCTCGATGGTGCCTTCCAATTGCGTGACGATCTGGTAGGTGACCCATAGCCCTAAGCCACGAGCCCTGCTGCCCTTCTGCGCATCCACTCGATATGGCTCAAACAGGTGTGGAAGCGCATCGTCCGGAATGTGTTGTCCAGAATTGGCGACTTCCACCGT contains the following coding sequences:
- a CDS encoding NAD(P)-binding domain-containing protein, encoding MNKNDLPIAIIGAGPVGLSAAAHVLDRGMTPIIFEAGEVAGANLYQWGHVRMFSPWRFNIDKKAGELLERAGWIAPLSDAYPTGHELLTQYLQPLAELEPIKSRLHTKSRVIAVSRAAHDVMKNRDRAAAPFLLRVRGPAGEHDVLARAVIDASGTYTTPNWMGAHGIPALGEEEFKSQIAYGIPNVLGDARQRYANRRVLVIGGGHSAFNALQDLVKLKSSAPRTQVYWAVRSATLDRIFGGGENDQLEERGKLGLVIRQLMEERRIEVFTNVNVDRVSTSNDGLLVHTGATTLPAVDEIVVATGFRPDLRLMAELRLELDPATESPVRLAPMIDPNVHSCGTVRPHGAAELAHPDEGVFVVGMKSYGRAPTFLMLTGYEQVRSVVAWIAGDREAAERVELVLPETGVCSTQFDRTSVQKSCCN
- a CDS encoding sigma-54-dependent transcriptional regulator translates to MRHTYTRRASGDTDVIQPYVCLIEDDAIMGESIVERFRLEGIRTDWFSKANDAKTAIQTNSYGAVISDIRLPDLDGDELYRQLVAQGCTLPPFILMTAYATVEKAVDLLKLGIKDYVTKPFEIASLIQTVQDVLPIDVSPESQTELGVSQAAKNLHRLVPRVAGRASAVLLIGESGVGKEVLARLIHSQARRETATRPFVAVNCGAIAPTIAEAEFFGYEKGAYTGADKVRKGYLEQADGGTLFLDEVGELSPSLQAALLRAIQEKRIRRLGAEHDTHTKFDLICATNRNLSEMVAAKSFREDLYYRINTVTLEVKPLRERPEDVLWLAKRFAASIAERLGEPAKTLHPLSLIRLQTYPWPGNIRELHNRIERACLVSQSNMLMPGEIFPEEPDGTHYPDELPTQEEATLTAYQQVCERLYIEEVLRRHGGRIQETADVLSISRKNLWQKMKRYGIDSKNAGD
- a CDS encoding MarR family winged helix-turn-helix transcriptional regulator produces the protein MDQSTRRPLPQDAEALYEAVNQLIRVHQFRDRDRICCYDVSVAQCYALETLVKQGPLRLQTLAQEMFLDKSTASRIVDSLERKGYVSRVEDASDRRAVQLEPTAAGHELYQTIRADLVAEEFAMIENMQPEVLDASLTLLRQLTRAAQARCGVASTCAADPQP